In a genomic window of Wyeomyia smithii strain HCP4-BCI-WySm-NY-G18 chromosome 1, ASM2978416v1, whole genome shotgun sequence:
- the LOC129717248 gene encoding uncharacterized protein LOC129717248, protein MRSSLSKDERCLFCRKTEDESVDIDWVQCPECRKWAHFSCAGVDQEVANTDWYCPRCDRSADQPLKVPEAGKKRAKKSGSKSDAGSEQGAGFVIGSTEQQSEEEQRMRQDFAKQIEVRKIQLARKKAFYEEQMQQEREMREQELQFQREMEEQQLEHEQKMLECQLAAERNFVKRRDTIRKQLECSIQRVNALKKQKGRGWEKKRWCSGCKIEVEGESRRSETETQRSNTSGIGGGEIEDSGDAESIDSDVFEEPKNSVYDSVRSKAVENGPGRCVNRISRDQLAARKAVSHNLPKFRGEPEVWPLFISSFEYTTTACGFSNLENLKRLQDCLMGDALEAVRSRLVMPDSVPDVIQDLRNLFGKPEKLLKTLLAKVRNAPAPRADRLETFINFGITVKQLCDHLEAARLIEHLNNPMLVSELVDKLPPSYKLDWVRYKRNKVDSPLRMFTNFTNEIVSDVSEVTEFAMLSVNDHARSSRGNPKMKEFVHMHDSEEHNDGYKNDIVGKACWICKRPDHLIKSCERFRRMNVGERLREIERQKLCGLCLNKHANGRCVSMSRCTIRNCQRNHHPLLHRVEESVQLQKAECNAMKNADNAVIFRMMQITLYYGSRQFDTLAFLDEGSSTTLVDDSVAKQLRAEGMLEPLIVTWTGNINRYENRSRRVELMISAKGSKEKFPLFNTRTVSELQLPKQNVRLAEVAKRYQHLAEVPTKDYPSELPKILIGLDNLYLFAPLESRIGKPSEPIAVRSRLGWTIYGSEKRKTSVHTYLNLHSVARVSNQELHDLIRKQYEMDETAVTPFTAPESVDEKRAREILETTTRRVGDRFETGLLWRKDERWFPDSYPMAVRRMRALERKLEKDPALKQNVCQQIVDYQKKGYAHKITAEEIVETPSSTVWYLPMNVVINPRKPGKVRLVWDAAASVGGVSLNSALLKGPDMLVPLPKVVCGFRQGPVAFGGDIQEMYHQLKIRTEDKQALRFMFGSDSTGAPQVYVMDVATFGATCSPCSAQFVKNLNAKQFEKGFPEAAVAIIEKHYVDDYYDSVDTVEEAVERARQVQYIHSKGGFHLRNWVSNSEEFLQRIGERSADTAVHFSRDKGTEYERVLGIVWEPVDDSFCFATASKTDFLRILNGVEHATKRAVLSFVMAQFDPMGFLTPITVCGKMLVQDLWRNGCEWDARIDEVSFQKWLRWIQMMRNVGSFKLPRSYFGGAKSNEITNLQLHVFADASETAYGCVAYFRAIVQGEIPRLELLAAVLGARLSRAVLENHNIVIGKIVYWIDASVVLSWIRSDQRRYRQFVGFRIGEILTLTRLTDWRWVPTRVNVADQLTKWGKDPDMHSNSSWVRGPAFLYQSEEGWPKRELPPANTTEELRIHLLLHEVKGSDVLVDPGRFSKWTVLVRTMACVLRFVSNCKRNVAGLPIEVLRATNKQAKVLKLRKGASIRRPLQQSEYQQAELFLLKMAQVENFIDELTVLKRNRDRPTDQWITIERSSPLYKLTPLLDESGLIRMEGRVERADFLPFDLRFPAILPNNHRITWLIVQHYHERSGHGYRQAVKNELRQLYYIPHVDAVVRKVSSSCVWCKVHRSRPQVPRMAPLPVQRLTPNLRPFSFVGVDYLGPFDVTVGRRTEKRWIALFTCLVTRAVHLEVAHGLSTQSCLMAVYRFVGRRGWPCEFFSDNGTNLRGASKEVLEVVRGIGDDCADQITNARTKWTFNPPATPHMGGVWERLVRSVKEMLTALDDGRRVTDEILQTTIVEAEDIISSRPTFHSRQRKLKHSPRTTF, encoded by the exons ATGCGCTCATCACTTTCCAAAGACGAGAGGTGTCTGTTTTGCCGGAAAACGGAGGATGAATCTGTCGATATCGACTGGGTCCAATGTCCGGAGTGCAGAAAATGGGCACATTTTTCTTGCGCAGGTGTGGATCAGGAGGTAGCCAATACGGATTGGTACTGTCCGCGATGCGATAGATCTGCTGATCAACCGTTGAAGGTACCGGAGGCAGGTAAGAAGCGTGCTAAGAAATCTGGCTCGAAGAGCGATGCAGGATCCGAGCAAGGGGCTGGTTTCGTCATAGGTTCGACTGAGCAGCAGTCGGAAGAGGAACAGCGAATGAGGCAGGATTTTGCGAAGCAGATTGAGGTCCGGAAGATACAGCTCGCTAGAAAGAAGGCCTTTTACGAAGAACAAATGCAGCAAGAACGGGAAATGCGCGAACAGGAGCTTCAATTCCAAAGAGAAATGGAAGAGCAGCAGTTAGAGCACGAGCAAAAAATGTTGGAATGCCAACTGGCTGCGGAACGAAATTTCGTTAAAAGGCGGGATACGATTCGGAAGCAGTTAGAGTGTAGTATCCAGCGAGTCAACGCTTTGAAAAAGCAAAAGGGACGCGGTTGGGAGAAAAAGCGATGGTGCTCTGGATGCAAAATCGAAGTCGAAG GCGAATCACGACGAAGTGAAACGGAGACGCAGCGATCGAATACATCCGGAATCGGAGGTGGCGAAATTGAGGACAGCGGAGATGCAGAGAGCATTGACAGTGACGTTTTCGAGGAGCCTAAAAACAGCGTTTACGACAGTGTGCGCAGTAAGGCAGTCGAAAATGGGCCGGGGCGCTGTGTTAACAGGATTTCGAGAGACCAGTTGGCTGCTCGAAAAGCGGTATCTCATAATCTGCCAAAGTTCAGGGGAGAACCGGAAGTGTGGCCGCTTTTTATAAGCAGTTTCGAGTACACGACGACGGCTTGCGGATTCtcgaatttggaaaatttgaagAGATTGCAGGATTGTTTGATGGGAGACGCGCTTGAAGCTGTAAGGAGTCGGCTAGTGATgccggattctgtaccggatGTGATCCAAGATCTTAGGAACCTTTTTGGGAAACCAGAGAAGCTGCTCAAGACCCTGTTGGCGAAGGTAAGGAATGCACCGGCACCGAGAGCGGATCGTTTGGAAACATTTATCAACTTCGGGATTACTGTAAAGCAGCTGTGCGATCATCTCGAGGCTGCTCGCTTGATTGAACACCTTAACAACCCGATGCTGGTATCGGAGTTAGTCGATAAGCTGCCGCCAAGTTACAAGCTGGATTGGGTCCGGTATAAGCGGAACAAGGTAGACAGTCCACTTCGTATGTTCACGAACTTTACGAACGAGATCGTGTCTGACGTGTCCGAGGTTACGGAGTTTGCCATGCTGTCGGTGAACGATCATGCGCGGTCTAGTAGAGGTAATCCAAAGATGAAGGAGTTTGTGCACATGCACGATTCAGAGGAGCATAATGACGGTTATAAGAATGACATAGTAGGAAAGGCATGTTGGATCTGTAAACGGCCAGATCATCTGATCAAGTCATGCGAAAGGTTCAGACGAATGAATGTGGGGGAGCGGCTGAGGGAAATCGAGAGGCAGAAGCTATGTGGGCTATGCCTTAATAAACACGCTAATGGGCGATGTGTGTCGATGTCTCGGTGCACGATTCGGAATTGTCAGCGCAACCATCATCCACTGTTGCATCGAGTAGAAGAATCGGTTCAGTTGCAGAAGGCGGAATGTAATGCGATGAAGAATGCTGATAATGCGGTGATCTTTCGGATGATGCAGATAACTCTTTACTACGGAAGTCGGCAGTTTGATACGTTGGCGTTTCTTGACGAAGGCTCGTCAACTACGTTGGTGGATGATTCGGTAGCCAAGCAGTTGAGAGCGGAGGGTATGCTAGAGCCCCTGATCGTCACTTGGACGGGCAATATCAACCGTTACGAGAACAGGTCCAGGAGGGTGGAATTAATGATATCCGCGAAAGGCTCGAAGGAGAAGTTCCCGTTGTTCAATACTAGGACGGTTTCGGAGTTGCAGTTGCCAAAGCAAAACGTACGGCTTGCGGAAGTGGCGAAACGGTATCAGCATTTGGCTGAAGTACCAACTAAGGATTATCCGTCGGAGCTGCCCAAGATTCTTATAGGCTTAGACAACCTATATCTATTCGCGCCATTGGAGTCGCGCATCGGTAAACCAAGTGAACCTATCGCAGTACGGTCGAGGCTCGGCTGGACGATTTATGGGTCGGAAAAACGTAAGACCAGTGTCCACACATATCTGAATCTGCATTCAGTGGCACGAGTGAGCAACCAAGAGCTGCACGACCTTATTCGGAAACAATATGAGATGGATGAGACAGCGGTTACACCGTTCACCGCGCCGGAATCGGTCGACGAGAAACGTGCTCGAGAAATTCTCGAAACGACAACGAGGAGGGTGGGCGATCGTTTCGAAACAGGGTTACTGTGGCGAAAAGATGAGCGATGGTTTCCTGACAGCTATCCGATGGCTGTGCGGAGAATGAGGGCACTCGAACGAAAACTGGAGAAGGATCCAGCGTTGAAACAGAACGTCTGCCAGCAGATTGTGGACTACCAAAAGAAGGGCTACGCTCATAAAATAACTGCAGAAGAGATCGTAGAAACTCCTAGCTCGACGGTGTGGTACCTACCGATGAACGTGGTGATAAATCCGCGGAAACCTGGTAAAGTACGCCTGGTTTGGGATGCAGCTGCGTCAGTTGGAGGTGTTTCGCTGAACTCAGCGTTACTGAAGGGACCGGATATGCTGGTACCACTTCCCAAAGTCGTTTGCGGGTTCCGACAAGGTCCAGTGGCTTTCGGAGGGGACATCCAGGAGATGTATCACCAGTTAAAAATCCGGACTGAAGATAAGCAAGCGCTGCGTTTCATGTTTGGCAGTGACTCAACTGGAGCACCGCAAGTATATGTGATGGACGTGGCAACTTTCGGTGCAACGTGTTCGCCATGTTCAGCGCAGTTCGTTAAAAATCTAAATGCAAAACAGTTCGAAAAAGGGTTCCCGGAAGCAGCGGTAGCTATAATAGAGAAGCACTACGTGGATGACTACTACGACAGTGTAGATACCGTCGAGGAGGCAGTCGAACGGGCAAGGCAAGTGCAATATATTCACTCGAAGGGAGGATTTCACTTACGAAACTGGGTGTCGAATTCGGAGGAGTTTCTGCAGAGAATCGGCGAACGTAGTGCAGACACAGCAGTGCATTTCAGTCGAGACAAAGGCACGGAGTACGAGCGTGTTCTAGGGATAGTTTGGGAACCGGTGGATGATAGTTTTTGTTTCGCTACCGCTTCAAAGACGGATTTCCTCAGAATCCTCAATGGCGTGGAACATGCGACGAAGCGGGCGGTTCTCAGCTTTGTGATGGCTCAATTTGATCCCATGGGATTCCTCACACCGATTACCGTATGTGGAAAAATGTTGGTCCAGGATCTTTGGAGAAATGGCTGTGAATGGGATGCTAGGATCGATGAAGTATCGTTCCAGAAATGGCTGCGCTGGATACAGATGATGCGAAACGTTGGGTCGTTCAAGCTGCCAAGGAGTTATTTTGGAGGTGCAAAGTCTAACGAAATAACGAATCTGCAGTTGCACGTATTTGCTGATGCTAGCGAGACAGCGTACGGGTGTGTAGCGTATTTCAGGGCGATCGTGCAAGGAGAA ATCCCACGACTAGAGCTTCTGGCTGCTGTTTTGGGAGCACGGTTGTCGCGGGCTGTGCTCGAGAACCACAACATCGTTATTGGGAAAATTGTTTACTGGATCGACGCGAGCGTAGTGCTATCGTGGATTCGATCCGATCAGCGAAGGTACAGACAGTTCGTGGGGTTCCGGATTGGCGAGATTCTTACTCTGACGAGGTTAACCGATTGGCGCTGGGTACCGACTAGAGTTAACGTTGCAGACCAGCTTACGAAGTGGGGCAAGGATCCGGATATGCATTCTAACAGTTCGTGGGTTCGCGGACCAGCGTTTTTGTACCAAAGTGAAGAAGGGTGGCCGAAAAGAGAACTGCCGCCGGCAAACACGACAGAGGAACTGAGAATCCATCTATTGCTGCATGAGGTGAAAGGATCGGATGTTCTCGTGGATCCTGGCCGCTTCTCTAAATGGACGGTGTTAGTACGAACTATGGCGTGCGTACTTCGTTTCGTATCGAATTGTAAAAGAAATGTTGCCGGGTTGCCGATTGAGGTACTGCGTGCAACGAACAAGCAGGCGAAGGTACTGAAGTTAAGAAAAGGCGCGTCGATCAGGCGGCCGCTTCAGCAAAGCGAGTACCAACAAGCGGAactatttttgttgaaaatggcGCAGGTGGAAAACTTTATAGATGAACTGACGGTACTGAAACGAAACAGGGATCGTCCGACTGATCAGTGGATAACCATCGAAAGGTCTAGTCCGTTGTACAAACTGACTCCGTTGCTCGATGAGAGTGGCTTGATCCGCATGGAGGGACGAGTTGAGCGAGCAGACTTTCTTCCGTTTGATTTACGTTTTCCAGCGATTCTGCCGAACAATCATAGAATTACGTGGTTGATTGTTCAACATTATCACGAGAGGAGTGGACATGGATACCGCCAGGCGGTGAAAAACGAGCTGAGGCAATTGTATTACATTCCACACGTGGATGCGGTGGTTCGAAAGGTATCGTCTTCATGCGTTTGGTGCAAGGTGCATCGTAGTCGGCCTCAAGTTCCGCGTATGGCTCCGCTGCCGGTACAGAGACTCACGCCAAACCTTCGTCCGTTCAGCTTCGTTGGAGTCGATTATTTGGGACCGTTTGATGTTACTGTTGGGCGCCGAACAGAGAAACGGTGGATCGCGCTGTTTACCTGTCTGGTAACACGCGCGGTGCATTTGGAAGTGGCACACGGGTTGAGTACTCAGTCGTGCCTAATGGCAGTATATCGGTTCGTGGGTCGTCGTGGTTGGCCGTGCGAATTCTTTTCCGATAACGGAACCAATCTGCGAGGAGCTAGCAAAGAAGTGCTAGAAGTTGTTCGGGGAATAGGAGACGACTGCGCCGATCAAATTACAAACGCTCGGACAAAGTGGACGTTTAATCCGCCAGCAACACCCCATATGGGAGGCGTATGGGAGCGTCTTGTACGTTCAGTGAAGGAGATGCTGACGGCTCTTGACGACGGTAGGCGTGTAACGGATGAGATTCTGCAAACAACTATTGTCGAGGCGGAGGACATAATAAGTTCTCGTCCAACGTTTCACAGCAGACAGAGGAAGCTGAAGCACTCACCCCGAACCACTTTTTGA